In Nitrosococcus halophilus Nc 4, the genomic stretch GTATCTATAATAGCCTGACCAGGAGAAAAGAGGAGTTCGTTCCCATCGAACCAGGCAAGGTGCGCATGTATGTGTGTGGCATGACGGTCTACGATCTGTGCCATGTGGGTCACGCCCGAGTCATGGTGGTTTTTGATGTGGTGGCCCGTTATCTGCGAGCCAGCGGATTTGAGGTAACCTATGTCCGGAACATCACTGATATCGACGACAAAATCATCCGCCGTGCCCATGAAAGGGGAGAGAACATTCAGGAACTGACTGCCCGTTACATTGAGGCCCTCCATGAAGATGCGGAAGGCCTCCAGATATTACCCCCGGATCGGGAGCCACGGGCCACGGAATCCATGGAGGCCATCATTGCCATGGTACAGCGGTTGCTGGAGCAGGGCTATGCCTATCAAGGGGAAAATGGAGATATCTACTATGATGTCAGCCATTTTGAAGGCTATGGTGCCCTTTCTGGAAAGCAATTAGATGAATTACGGGCCGGCGAACGGGTGCAAGTCAGCGAAGCCAAAACCGATCCTTTGGATTTTGTTCTATGGAAGGCCGCCAAACCCAATGAGCCCGCCTGGGATTCTCCCTGGGGACCGGGACGTCCCGGTTGGCACATTGAGTGCTCGGCTATGTCCACCCAAGCACTAGGTCCTCATTTTGACATTCATGGAGGGGGTCAGGATTTGCAGTTTCCTCACCATGAGAACGAGATTGCCCAGAGTGAGGCGGCCACTGGCTGTAAATTTGTTAACTATTGGATGCACAACGGCTTTGTGCGGGTGGATGATGAGAAAATGTCCAAATCCTTGGGCAATTTTTTCACTGTGCGTGAGGTTTTGGAACACTATCACCCCGAAGTGCTACGCTACTTTATTCTCTCTAGCCATTATCGCAGCCCTTTGAATTATACCGAGCAACAGCTAGAAACCGCCCAAGCTGCCGTTACCCGCTTATATACAGCGCTGCGAGGGATGCCGGGGGAGGGGATCTCCATATCGGCTCAAGGGTCAGCACAAGAACTGGCCGAGGGGGATGATCCTTTTGTCCAACGCTTCTGTGAAGCTATGGACGATGATTTTAATACTCCCGAGGCCTTGGCCCTATTAAATGAAATCCGGCATGCTCTTAATCGTGCTCGCGAGGAGGGTGATAAGGATAAGGTGCAATATTTGGCAAGGTT encodes the following:
- the cysS gene encoding cysteine--tRNA ligase, which gives rise to MLRIYNSLTRRKEEFVPIEPGKVRMYVCGMTVYDLCHVGHARVMVVFDVVARYLRASGFEVTYVRNITDIDDKIIRRAHERGENIQELTARYIEALHEDAEGLQILPPDREPRATESMEAIIAMVQRLLEQGYAYQGENGDIYYDVSHFEGYGALSGKQLDELRAGERVQVSEAKTDPLDFVLWKAAKPNEPAWDSPWGPGRPGWHIECSAMSTQALGPHFDIHGGGQDLQFPHHENEIAQSEAATGCKFVNYWMHNGFVRVDDEKMSKSLGNFFTVREVLEHYHPEVLRYFILSSHYRSPLNYTEQQLETAQAAVTRLYTALRGMPGEGISISAQGSAQELAEGDDPFVQRFCEAMDDDFNTPEALALLNEIRHALNRAREEGDKDKVQYLARLLPSLGAILGLLTQEPEQFLRDPRQAAAPSIVSAEGEAALSDGDIEQLIAQRTAARKNKDWAAADHLRDVLKKQGITLEDTPTGTLWRRG